The Cicer arietinum cultivar CDC Frontier isolate Library 1 chromosome 1, Cicar.CDCFrontier_v2.0, whole genome shotgun sequence genome contains the following window.
TTGCATTTTTTAGGAGGACACCAAAGTTTTGTTATTATAAAACCAAATCATTATTGTTAACATGTAACAACCTTTTGGTATAATCCATTTTGATATTCCCACCAAAAATAGCAATAAAGGTAGTCAATGTTACCAAAATACAAATGTGTAAGTGTaacatatttgttattaatttcttctcttaattattatatagattatcattgtaaaattaattaacttattattaTCTAATGGATTCAAATGTTGAAGAAGGATCGACCGTGATCGCCATTGATACCGACCACAACAGCCGACGCGCCGTAAAATGGGCTGTGGATCACCTTTTAGAGAAAAACTCATCATGCATCCTTATTCACGTTAGAACCAAAACCTTCAATCCCAGTAGGTACCCtttgtattaattaatatatattgcaTGCTTCCATATTTTGGAGGTCCATTTTAATTGTATGGAGAATTAGCTAgctaaatatattcattttgtgTGGTGTATCACTAATTAGTGGGTTTTATATGTGtagatgaatttgatgttgtccCTAAACAAGGTCGTGCACCAACCGAAGAAGAATTGCACAATCTTTTTCTTCCTTTCAGAGGATTTTGTGCTCGAAAAGGGGTAATTAGTAATTGAAATAATCATATGCTATAGTCATCAtcatgatatataattaattaattaattaattaattgagggtatatattttttcagattATAGCAAAGGAGTTGGTACTTCATGACATTGATGTTCCAAGTGCACTTACAGATTACATGATTGACAATTCTATCACCAACATTGTTCTTGGTGCTCCTCGCTGGAATAATGCTTTTATAAGGTCAATTTTTAGCATATTTTATCTGCTTCTGTAAAGTTAATGTCATTAGGTTAGAAGAAACTAATTAACTAATGTTGAATTGATACAGGAAATTTAAAGATGTAGATGTTCCAACAAGCTTAATCAAGTCTCTGCCAGAATCATGCATGGTGCATATTATATCAAAAGGAAAAGTCCAAAATATTCAACCAACAGGTTGTTCCCAAAACATTACTATGACAATTTCTAGTCCCCAATCAAATTATTTGTCCAAAGATTTAAACAGGTATGTGCATTACTTTAAGTGTTAAAATAATTAGTCTCAAAATCAAGTTTAGTTCTTGcagaatttttgttgttgatgtttAGTCTCTAATTTGGTGATTTCGTCGTGCTCATTTGTTAAGAAAATCATTCAAACAAAGAATTTGGCGGCGATTAAGCAACGATGGGGGATCCTTTTGTCAAAACAACAATGCAAGACTAGTGCGATGTATGTCGCATAGAGAGACTTATCCATCAAGGATATCAATATCAGATGAAAACCAAAATGTTGTAGACAAGTCGCATATTTATGATAGGAGCAAATCTTCTAAAATGTTCCTAGTAAGTTCtgcattattattttaaataactgAGTAAATCATTTTGTATGTGACATCTTAGGAAAGTAATAATTTGGTGTATGAAATTGCTAGACTATATAGATTGCAAGTAAATAATGGACTTACTTGTATAACAAGTTTCTATactatttttcataaaattttctctcttGATTGAGTTATCTTTCAGAATAGCATGGAGACAGAAAAAACCAGATTAAAACAAGAGAAGAAGAGAGTAACAAAGAAGTGTCGGTCAGCTTCGGTCGGTAGAGAAAGTGGTTCTGCAAAACAGATGGTAATTAATGTCATATTTCATATTCTACATCACATGGTGACTTTAAGATTAATGTCATGTTGTCATTTCAGGCAATGGAAGTTGAAAAGTGTAAGCAAGAAGAATGGAGCAGAGAAAAAGCTAGGCTTGTTGAACGGGCTGCATTGAATTTGGCAGAGGCAGAGAAGCAGAAAACTAGTGCAGAATTGAAGACTCAGAAGAGAAAACAAGAAGAAGTAAGTGGTGCGAATGAAGAAGCAGGAGGAGAAGAAAGAATGAGAACATTAAATGAAAGTGAAAAAAACAAACTTTTATTTAAGAGATACAATATTGAGGAA
Protein-coding sequences here:
- the LOC101499420 gene encoding U-box domain-containing protein 51-like isoform X1 → MDSNVEEGSTVIAIDTDHNSRRAVKWAVDHLLEKNSSCILIHVRTKTFNPNEFDVVPKQGRAPTEEELHNLFLPFRGFCARKGIIAKELVLHDIDVPSALTDYMIDNSITNIVLGAPRWNNAFIRKFKDVDVPTSLIKSLPESCMVHIISKGKVQNIQPTGCSQNITMTISSPQSNYLSKDLNRKSFKQRIWRRLSNDGGSFCQNNNARLVRCMSHRETYPSRISISDENQNVVDKSHIYDRSKSSKMFLNSMETEKTRLKQEKKRVTKKCRSASVGRESGSAKQMAMEVEKCKQEEWSREKARLVERAALNLAEAEKQKTSAELKTQKRKQEEVSGANEEAGGEERMRTLNESEKNKLLFKRYNIEEIEVAINYFDIDGKIGEGGYGPVFKGVLDQAAVAVKALRPDITQGEKQFHQEVLVLSSIRHPNIVILLGACPEYGCLVYEYLENGSLEDRLFQKDNTLPIPWKTRFKIASEIATGLLYLHKTKPEPVVHRDLKPANILLDGNYVSKITDVGLARLVPPSIANKTTQYHKTTAAGTFCYIDPEYQQTGLLGVKSDIYSLGVMLLQIITGKPPIGVAHLVEEAIQNGTLEEVLDPNVTDWPVEEALSFAKLALNCCEMRKKDRPDLATVILPELNRLRDLEL
- the LOC101499420 gene encoding U-box domain-containing protein 51-like isoform X2, translated to MGCGSPFREKLIMHPYSHEFDVVPKQGRAPTEEELHNLFLPFRGFCARKGIIAKELVLHDIDVPSALTDYMIDNSITNIVLGAPRWNNAFIRKFKDVDVPTSLIKSLPESCMVHIISKGKVQNIQPTGCSQNITMTISSPQSNYLSKDLNRKSFKQRIWRRLSNDGGSFCQNNNARLVRCMSHRETYPSRISISDENQNVVDKSHIYDRSKSSKMFLNSMETEKTRLKQEKKRVTKKCRSASVGRESGSAKQMAMEVEKCKQEEWSREKARLVERAALNLAEAEKQKTSAELKTQKRKQEEVSGANEEAGGEERMRTLNESEKNKLLFKRYNIEEIEVAINYFDIDGKIGEGGYGPVFKGVLDQAAVAVKALRPDITQGEKQFHQEVLVLSSIRHPNIVILLGACPEYGCLVYEYLENGSLEDRLFQKDNTLPIPWKTRFKIASEIATGLLYLHKTKPEPVVHRDLKPANILLDGNYVSKITDVGLARLVPPSIANKTTQYHKTTAAGTFCYIDPEYQQTGLLGVKSDIYSLGVMLLQIITGKPPIGVAHLVEEAIQNGTLEEVLDPNVTDWPVEEALSFAKLALNCCEMRKKDRPDLATVILPELNRLRDLEL